Proteins encoded together in one Pedosphaera parvula Ellin514 window:
- a CDS encoding ABC transporter permease — MLSFIIKRVLHLIPILLGVSLLTFLLMALTPGDYYTQLAQNPQISPEKVAQLRAERHLDKPWYIQYAYWLKGALQGNFGYSVAYKTSASDLIASRLWNTFLLSLCATVLAWCTAIPLGIWAAVKKDSWVDRLCSLIAFVGLSIPDVLLALLALMLAASTGWFPVGGSQSPLYDLMTPGQQFMDRIHHLILPTIVLAAGELAGIMRQMRSNLLDSLRAEFVTTARAKGVPEGWVIYKHVLRNAINPLLTIFGYSLAGLLSGAFIVENIMAWPGLGRLTIEALSAKDYFLVVDSVVMAAGLLVAGNFIADLLLAWSDPRIRLK; from the coding sequence ATGTTGTCCTTTATAATTAAACGTGTGTTGCATCTGATCCCAATTTTATTGGGCGTTTCGCTGCTCACATTTTTGCTGATGGCACTGACTCCGGGTGACTATTACACCCAGCTCGCGCAGAATCCCCAAATATCTCCTGAAAAGGTAGCTCAATTACGTGCTGAGCGGCATCTGGACAAACCCTGGTATATTCAATATGCCTACTGGCTCAAGGGTGCTCTGCAGGGCAATTTTGGTTATTCAGTCGCCTATAAGACTTCTGCGAGCGATCTCATCGCGAGCCGTTTGTGGAATACATTTCTATTATCGCTTTGTGCCACGGTGTTGGCCTGGTGCACGGCGATTCCATTGGGAATTTGGGCAGCAGTGAAAAAGGATTCCTGGGTTGATCGATTGTGCTCCCTGATTGCGTTTGTGGGGCTTTCCATCCCTGATGTGTTACTGGCACTGTTGGCATTGATGTTGGCCGCGTCCACGGGCTGGTTTCCGGTGGGTGGATCGCAAAGCCCGCTTTATGACCTGATGACTCCCGGTCAGCAGTTTATGGATCGGATTCACCACTTGATTCTTCCCACCATTGTTTTGGCGGCAGGTGAACTGGCCGGCATTATGCGGCAAATGAGGTCGAATTTGTTGGACTCTTTACGTGCTGAGTTTGTAACGACCGCTCGTGCCAAAGGGGTGCCAGAGGGCTGGGTCATTTATAAACATGTTCTGCGGAATGCCATTAACCCTCTGCTTACAATATTTGGTTATTCCCTGGCTGGCCTGCTAAGCGGCGCGTTTATTGTTGAAAACATCATGGCGTGGCCCGGACTGGGGCGGCTTACCATTGAGGCGCTTTCGGCGAAGGATTACTTTCTCGTGGTGGACAGCGTGGTGATGGCCGCGGGATTGTTGGTGGCTGGTAATTTTATTGCGGACCTGCTCCTGGCCTGGAGTGACCCGCGGATTCGATTGAAATAG
- the galE gene encoding UDP-glucose 4-epimerase GalE: MNVFVTGGAGYIGSVCVEELIKAGHQVTVYDNLSEGHRSAVDSRAKFILGHPEKENDLRNAVLSTKPEAILHFAASTLVGESMTDPGKYFHNNVCNGLTLLNAAVEAGVKKFVFSSTCATYGPPDKVPMTEDLPQRPINPYGESKLMFEKMLNWYHQVHKLEFVAFRYFNAAGASEQFGEHHRIETHLIPNILKVPLGQSKQCDIYGTDYPTPDGTCIRDYIHIIDLAQAHMLALAPGKQGFYNLGNGDGYSVRQVIEMCEKVSGTKIPAIEKPRRPGDPPKLVAGADKAIRELGWKPQYPKLQDIVTTAWNWHKQHPNGYSD, translated from the coding sequence ATGAACGTTTTTGTCACGGGCGGAGCAGGCTATATCGGGTCAGTCTGCGTGGAGGAGTTGATCAAGGCAGGTCATCAGGTCACGGTTTATGATAATCTGTCTGAGGGACATCGCTCGGCAGTGGATTCACGAGCAAAATTCATCCTTGGACATCCGGAGAAGGAAAACGACCTTCGAAATGCCGTCCTCTCCACCAAACCGGAAGCAATCCTCCATTTTGCCGCCAGCACTCTCGTGGGCGAATCCATGACCGATCCCGGCAAATATTTTCACAACAATGTTTGCAACGGTCTCACACTTCTCAACGCCGCCGTCGAAGCCGGGGTTAAAAAATTCGTCTTCAGCTCCACCTGCGCCACTTATGGTCCGCCTGACAAGGTCCCCATGACCGAGGATTTGCCCCAACGCCCCATCAATCCCTACGGCGAATCCAAATTAATGTTTGAGAAAATGCTCAACTGGTATCATCAGGTTCACAAATTGGAATTTGTCGCTTTTCGTTATTTCAACGCCGCGGGCGCCAGCGAGCAGTTTGGTGAACATCATCGCATCGAAACCCATTTGATTCCCAACATTCTCAAAGTTCCGCTTGGCCAATCCAAACAATGCGACATTTACGGCACTGATTACCCAACTCCCGATGGCACCTGCATCCGCGATTACATCCACATCATCGATCTGGCCCAGGCTCACATGCTGGCCCTTGCCCCGGGCAAACAGGGTTTTTACAATCTTGGAAATGGCGATGGCTATTCGGTGCGACAGGTGATTGAAATGTGCGAAAAAGTGAGCGGGACCAAAATTCCGGCCATTGAGAAACCACGCCGTCCCGGTGACCCGCCTAAACTAGTGGCTGGCGCAGACAAAGCCATTCGTGAACTGGGCTGGAAACCGCAATATCCCAAGCTGCAAGACATCGTCACCACCGCCTGGAACTGGCATAAGCAGCATCCGAATGGTTACTCGGATTAG
- a CDS encoding addiction module protein yields MIALSELVAELRNSIAEEQHSLPDHPLVVQEIRARKARFQGEPASGITWEEVKKRIRSRRDQENRFNS; encoded by the coding sequence ATGATTGCGTTATCGGAGTTGGTCGCGGAGTTACGGAACTCGATTGCGGAAGAGCAACATTCACTGCCTGATCATCCATTAGTGGTTCAGGAAATTCGTGCTCGAAAAGCACGATTTCAGGGCGAGCCTGCTTCGGGAATCACTTGGGAAGAGGTCAAAAAGCGTATTCGCTCCAGGCGTGATCAGGAGAACCGTTTTAATTCCTAA
- a CDS encoding efflux RND transporter permease subunit — MLQRIVHFSLKFRGVLIALSCVLLGYGLYVAAHSKLDVFPNFVPPQVEIQTEAPGLSPEQVEVLVTRPIETTVNGLGGMDSLRSESIQGLSVITAVFKEGTDIFVARQMLAEKLNEISGQLPVSVKTPRMSPLTSATMDLLKIGLVSDKLTPMQLRTLADWTVKPRLLSVPGVARCIVFGGQVREMQILAKPDRLSAYDLSISDVMNVAKLSTGVMGAGFVENANQRIVLQTEGQALSAEALGEVVIVRTNGLSVRLKDVAEVKEGPEPKMGDALIQGRPGVLMATASQYGANTMEVTLAVEAALREMQPIFDQEGVTLYSRLHRPATFIEVSLKNIKHSLYMGGILVGVVLFLFLGHFRTAFISLTAIPLSLLTAIILLDKFGITLNTITLGGLAIAIGEVVDDAIIDVENIFRRLRENQELAKPKSAFRVVLDASLEVRSAVVYATFVVALVFLPVLTLTGLQGSFFAPLALSYVFAIMASLAVALTVTPALSLIFFAKGVRNSKEPRLQVWLKRFYGRIITSLARWPKVVMAVVGIVCIAAVLMLPHFGSEFLPEFREGHFVLGVQMIPGTSLQEMLKMGKEISDELLKNKNIATVEQQVGRAEQGEDTFGSHRCEFHVELKPDVSGEDQETLTKEIRAVLEKYPGIQFEVMTFLGDRIGETITGETAPVVINVYGDDLDTIDEKARAVAQVLGTVKGAKDVQVKSPPGAPRMAVRLRPDRMTQFGFRPVDILEAVQTAYQGAVVAQVHEGDKVANVTVILDGANWREPEEVGSLLLKSAEGLQMPLNQLAEVYLTTGRYSIMHDGARRRQVVTCKPEGADVTSFTAEARKQIVSKVMFPKGTYAVFSGAAEATAKAQQQLLLNSAISAVGIIILLGIVTGNWKNLLLILANVPFALVGGILAVFLTTYFGDPGEGGLTIGSLVGFVTLFGITTRNSIMMISHFEHLVQVEGMNWSLETALRGASERLIPILMTAIVTALGLLPLAIGSGEAGREIEGPMAIVILGGLITSTVLNLLVLPTLALRFGRFSKAAQTDE; from the coding sequence ATGCTCCAGCGCATCGTTCATTTCTCACTCAAGTTCAGGGGCGTCCTTATTGCTTTATCCTGTGTGCTGCTTGGCTATGGCTTGTATGTCGCAGCCCATTCCAAGCTCGACGTCTTTCCGAATTTTGTGCCGCCACAGGTGGAAATCCAGACAGAAGCACCGGGGCTTTCGCCCGAGCAGGTGGAAGTGCTGGTGACTCGACCCATCGAGACCACGGTAAACGGACTGGGAGGGATGGACTCGTTGCGCTCCGAGTCGATCCAGGGGCTATCAGTCATCACAGCAGTCTTCAAAGAAGGAACGGACATCTTTGTCGCACGCCAGATGTTGGCGGAAAAGTTAAATGAGATCTCGGGGCAACTACCGGTAAGCGTTAAAACGCCTCGCATGTCTCCGCTCACGTCCGCGACGATGGATTTGCTCAAAATTGGTCTGGTGTCGGACAAGCTCACGCCGATGCAGTTGCGCACTCTGGCTGATTGGACGGTGAAGCCGCGATTGCTTTCTGTCCCTGGTGTGGCGCGGTGCATTGTGTTTGGAGGACAGGTGCGGGAGATGCAAATTTTGGCCAAGCCGGATCGTTTGAGCGCCTATGATCTGTCGATTTCCGATGTAATGAACGTTGCCAAACTCTCGACTGGCGTTATGGGGGCCGGATTTGTGGAGAATGCCAACCAGCGGATCGTCCTTCAAACGGAAGGGCAGGCGCTGAGCGCGGAAGCATTGGGCGAGGTGGTGATTGTTCGCACCAATGGTCTGAGCGTACGATTGAAGGATGTGGCCGAGGTGAAGGAAGGGCCGGAGCCGAAAATGGGAGATGCGCTTATCCAAGGCAGACCGGGCGTATTGATGGCCACCGCCAGCCAATACGGAGCGAACACCATGGAGGTGACGCTGGCAGTGGAGGCGGCGCTAAGAGAGATGCAGCCCATATTTGATCAGGAGGGAGTTACTCTCTATTCACGACTGCATCGGCCGGCAACTTTCATCGAAGTATCACTCAAGAACATCAAGCATTCCCTATACATGGGCGGCATTTTGGTAGGGGTGGTTTTATTCCTGTTCCTGGGACACTTCAGGACAGCATTCATCTCCCTTACCGCCATCCCGCTTTCGCTGCTCACGGCGATCATCCTGTTGGATAAATTTGGCATAACACTGAACACGATTACTTTGGGAGGCCTGGCGATTGCGATTGGTGAAGTGGTGGACGATGCCATCATTGATGTGGAAAATATTTTCCGCAGGTTGCGGGAGAACCAGGAGCTGGCAAAGCCTAAATCTGCCTTCCGCGTGGTGCTGGACGCCTCGCTTGAGGTGCGCAGCGCAGTGGTTTATGCGACGTTCGTGGTGGCTCTGGTATTCCTGCCGGTGCTTACGTTGACAGGATTACAAGGGAGCTTTTTCGCTCCGTTGGCACTGAGTTATGTTTTCGCGATCATGGCTTCACTGGCAGTCGCCCTGACGGTGACACCGGCCTTATCACTGATATTTTTTGCCAAGGGAGTGCGCAATTCCAAGGAGCCAAGACTACAAGTCTGGCTTAAGAGATTTTATGGGCGAATCATCACCTCGCTTGCTCGTTGGCCCAAGGTAGTCATGGCGGTGGTAGGAATCGTATGCATCGCTGCAGTGTTGATGTTGCCTCATTTTGGGAGCGAGTTTCTCCCCGAGTTCCGCGAAGGACACTTCGTCCTGGGTGTGCAGATGATTCCCGGCACATCGTTGCAAGAGATGTTGAAGATGGGAAAAGAGATTTCTGATGAACTGCTGAAAAATAAGAATATCGCGACAGTGGAGCAGCAGGTGGGACGGGCAGAGCAGGGCGAGGACACTTTCGGGAGCCATCGTTGTGAATTCCATGTAGAATTGAAACCCGATGTGTCGGGTGAAGACCAGGAAACATTGACCAAAGAGATTCGTGCCGTGCTGGAGAAATATCCAGGAATTCAATTCGAAGTGATGACGTTCCTAGGAGACCGCATTGGGGAGACAATCACGGGGGAAACCGCCCCGGTAGTTATTAACGTTTATGGCGACGACCTGGATACGATTGATGAGAAGGCTCGCGCAGTGGCGCAGGTGCTAGGCACTGTCAAGGGCGCGAAGGATGTGCAGGTGAAGTCGCCTCCGGGCGCTCCCAGAATGGCGGTGCGATTACGGCCGGACCGCATGACCCAATTTGGCTTTCGTCCTGTGGACATTTTGGAAGCGGTTCAAACCGCCTATCAAGGAGCAGTGGTAGCCCAGGTGCATGAAGGTGACAAAGTGGCAAACGTGACAGTGATTTTGGATGGCGCAAACTGGCGCGAACCAGAGGAGGTAGGTTCATTGTTGCTGAAGAGTGCTGAAGGTTTGCAGATGCCCTTGAACCAACTGGCGGAAGTCTATCTTACCACGGGCCGCTATTCCATCATGCATGATGGCGCGCGGAGACGGCAGGTGGTGACTTGCAAGCCGGAGGGGGCGGATGTGACTTCATTTACCGCTGAGGCGAGAAAGCAAATTGTTTCCAAGGTGATGTTCCCGAAAGGAACTTATGCAGTGTTTAGCGGCGCCGCAGAGGCGACAGCGAAGGCACAACAGCAACTCTTGTTGAATTCAGCAATTTCCGCTGTGGGGATTATAATCCTGTTGGGAATTGTCACTGGGAATTGGAAGAACCTTCTGCTGATTTTGGCCAACGTGCCTTTTGCGCTCGTAGGTGGCATTCTGGCAGTGTTTTTAACGACCTATTTTGGAGATCCCGGAGAAGGCGGATTGACGATTGGCTCGCTGGTGGGTTTTGTGACCTTGTTCGGAATTACCACGCGCAACTCCATAATGATGATCTCACATTTTGAACACCTCGTGCAGGTGGAAGGGATGAATTGGAGTCTGGAAACGGCGTTGCGCGGAGCCTCGGAGCGGCTGATTCCCATTTTAATGACGGCGATCGTCACGGCCCTTGGCTTACTTCCACTGGCGATTGGCAGCGGGGAAGCAGGCCGTGAAATTGAAGGACCGATGGCAATCGTAATTCTTGGTGGCTTGATTACCTCGACGGTTCTGAATCTGTTGGTGCTGCCGACTTTGGCTCTGCGATTTGGGCGGTTTAGCAAGGCAGCACAAACGGATGAATAA
- a CDS encoding efflux RND transporter periplasmic adaptor subunit, producing the protein MRQFFLSTLIFAACAGGLVMTKAHAADEPAKDAKKPAEAPTKGEKKPAETAAKDEKNPAEESRVKTDANGNTVIAVDDETQKRIGLKVEPLTATELTPEVKGYGSVVDPSPLTVAINDLATAEAAYNASSKELERLKTLKEQGNASDRVLQAAEAAAVRDQLLIQSAKDRLTLAWGKAIAEQKDLPEFVKLLTSLDSALVRINLAGGENLDSNPTSARILKLSGNPIEAQFLSIATTVDPQTQGQGFIFIVKNNEARLRPGEAVTGYLKVAGEPIKGMVIPREAIVRSEGKGWAYVQTGETVFTRREVPLDHLIEKGWFVTEGFAPNDRLVVAAAQALLSEERKGLIKAD; encoded by the coding sequence GTGAGACAATTCTTTTTATCCACTCTTATTTTTGCGGCCTGTGCCGGCGGACTGGTGATGACCAAGGCGCATGCAGCGGATGAGCCGGCCAAGGACGCGAAGAAGCCCGCGGAAGCTCCAACCAAAGGAGAAAAGAAGCCGGCTGAAACCGCAGCAAAGGATGAGAAAAATCCGGCCGAGGAATCAAGGGTCAAGACCGATGCAAATGGCAATACTGTCATCGCTGTGGATGACGAGACACAGAAACGTATCGGCCTGAAAGTGGAACCTCTAACAGCAACCGAACTGACCCCTGAAGTGAAGGGGTACGGCAGCGTGGTTGATCCCTCTCCTTTGACTGTTGCAATAAATGATCTGGCCACCGCAGAGGCGGCTTACAATGCTTCCAGCAAAGAACTGGAACGGCTTAAAACTTTAAAGGAACAAGGCAACGCGTCGGATCGAGTACTTCAAGCTGCTGAGGCGGCAGCGGTTCGTGATCAGCTTTTGATTCAGTCGGCGAAGGATCGTCTGACATTAGCATGGGGGAAGGCAATTGCAGAACAAAAGGATTTGCCGGAGTTCGTGAAGTTGCTCACCTCGCTTGATTCGGCCCTGGTGCGGATCAATCTGGCGGGAGGAGAGAATTTGGATTCAAATCCCACAAGCGCTCGCATTTTAAAACTTTCAGGGAATCCAATTGAGGCACAATTTCTTTCGATTGCCACCACAGTAGACCCACAGACACAGGGACAAGGATTTATTTTCATTGTTAAGAATAATGAGGCCAGACTGCGGCCGGGCGAAGCGGTTACCGGGTATTTGAAGGTAGCCGGGGAGCCAATCAAAGGGATGGTAATACCGCGCGAGGCGATTGTTCGTTCCGAGGGAAAAGGCTGGGCCTACGTCCAGACGGGTGAGACGGTTTTTACCCGTAGGGAAGTGCCTTTGGATCATCTGATCGAGAAAGGTTGGTTTGTAACCGAAGGATTTGCACCGAACGACCGTCTCGTCGTGGCTGCCGCGCAGGCGTTGCTCTCAGAAGAGCGTAAGGGCTTGATCAAAGCCGACTAA
- a CDS encoding TolC family protein has translation MNRWFVIIAVVVVGLAGCVRFQPHPISPSETAAKLESRSLNDTGFKAFLEKNLQKKFADWPAANWDFETLTLAALYYHPSLDVARAQWDLARGGEVTAAERPNPTLSAVPGYDFSATSPANPWIPAVSFDLPIETMGKRRYRKTQAAQLSESARLNIATAAWQVRINLRSALIDYTTSRQREGWLQRQLEIQERVIKLLQQRLEAGALASSELTLVRIAAQKIRLDLLTTQTSRADARARVAEAIGIPVSQLEGMDFSYDPGARLPAASELVTEAIRRQALQGRADVLAILAEYESSQSALQLQIAKQYPDVHLGPGYQFDQADNKFSFAITAELPILNQNQGPIAEAEAKRLEVAARFMALQSKVIAEIDRSLAVYRTTSAQIGGLDALAAEQKRQSQSVEAQVNVGVADQLDLANARLDLATSELVQLDTRIKLYQALGAVEDALQRPIDSIKPGLIEQSPRRQAMKENKP, from the coding sequence TTGAATCGTTGGTTTGTAATTATTGCAGTTGTCGTAGTTGGACTGGCAGGTTGTGTCCGTTTTCAGCCACACCCGATTTCGCCGTCTGAAACCGCGGCGAAGCTCGAGTCCCGTTCATTGAACGATACGGGTTTCAAAGCATTCCTCGAAAAGAATCTTCAGAAAAAGTTCGCCGATTGGCCGGCAGCAAACTGGGATTTTGAGACCCTTACCCTGGCAGCTCTCTATTACCATCCGAGCCTGGACGTGGCACGAGCGCAATGGGATTTGGCGCGGGGCGGAGAGGTGACGGCTGCAGAGCGGCCCAATCCGACCCTCAGTGCGGTGCCGGGATATGATTTCAGTGCCACTTCGCCAGCAAATCCATGGATACCAGCGGTGAGCTTTGATCTGCCGATTGAAACGATGGGCAAACGCCGATATCGCAAGACGCAGGCGGCGCAACTTTCCGAATCAGCGCGTTTAAATATTGCGACCGCTGCCTGGCAGGTGAGGATCAATTTGCGTTCGGCTTTGATTGATTACACGACCTCGCGTCAACGGGAGGGTTGGTTGCAACGGCAATTGGAAATTCAGGAGCGGGTGATTAAACTGTTGCAACAACGATTGGAAGCCGGGGCTCTTGCCAGTTCCGAGCTTACCCTGGTGCGAATAGCCGCGCAAAAAATACGTTTGGATTTGCTCACGACCCAGACGTCCAGGGCTGATGCACGCGCGCGAGTTGCGGAAGCGATTGGAATCCCGGTGTCACAATTGGAAGGAATGGATTTTTCCTATGATCCCGGTGCCCGACTGCCTGCTGCGAGTGAATTGGTGACGGAGGCGATTCGGCGTCAGGCGCTGCAGGGCCGTGCGGATGTGCTGGCGATTCTCGCAGAGTATGAATCCAGCCAATCTGCGCTGCAACTTCAGATTGCCAAACAGTATCCCGACGTTCATTTGGGACCCGGGTATCAATTTGATCAGGCTGACAATAAGTTTTCTTTTGCGATCACGGCCGAGTTGCCAATCCTGAATCAGAATCAAGGGCCCATCGCCGAGGCGGAAGCCAAACGCCTGGAGGTTGCAGCCCGTTTCATGGCGCTCCAGAGCAAAGTGATTGCCGAAATAGACCGCAGCCTGGCGGTGTATCGAACCACGAGCGCACAAATCGGTGGGCTTGATGCTCTGGCCGCAGAGCAGAAAAGACAGAGTCAATCTGTGGAGGCTCAGGTGAACGTTGGGGTGGCTGATCAACTGGATCTGGCAAACGCGCGATTGGATTTGGCAACCAGCGAACTGGTGCAGTTGGATACGCGGATAAAGTTATACCAGGCTTTGGGTGCTGTAGAAGATGCATTGCAACGTCCAATTGATTCCATAAAGCCGGGATTGATCGAGCAATCACCGCGCCGACAGGCGATGAAGGAGAACAAACCGTGA
- a CDS encoding HupE/UreJ family protein has product MKNQNSSNLLKKSSLLALFAFVPLLAQAHHLPGESNGFTSGINHPIHGLDHILAMVAVGLWAAQLGGRAIWMVPTAFISLMTLGGALGMTGMHLLMVEAGIMASVLVLGLLITASARLPLIASMAIVGVFALFHGFAHGAEMPSAASGVSYGLGFVVATAALHACGLGFGMMAQKRATTPFVRFAGAAIAVTGVCLWLA; this is encoded by the coding sequence ATGAAGAATCAGAACAGCAGCAACCTTTTGAAGAAATCGTCCCTACTCGCGCTATTTGCTTTCGTGCCACTTCTGGCGCAAGCGCATCATCTTCCGGGCGAGAGCAATGGATTTACGAGCGGAATTAATCATCCGATTCATGGTTTGGATCATATTCTTGCCATGGTGGCGGTAGGGCTTTGGGCGGCTCAGTTAGGTGGAAGGGCCATCTGGATGGTGCCGACCGCATTCATCAGCTTGATGACTTTGGGTGGTGCGCTGGGGATGACGGGCATGCACCTGCTGATGGTGGAAGCGGGGATTATGGCGAGCGTGCTGGTGCTTGGGTTGTTGATTACCGCATCGGCCAGGCTGCCGTTGATCGCAAGCATGGCAATCGTTGGAGTCTTTGCCTTGTTTCATGGTTTTGCGCATGGTGCTGAGATGCCCAGTGCAGCTTCCGGCGTTTCGTACGGACTCGGTTTTGTGGTTGCGACGGCGGCATTGCATGCCTGCGGCCTTGGCTTTGGAATGATGGCGCAGAAGCGAGCAACCACACCGTTCGTACGGTTTGCCGGTGCAGCGATTGCGGTAACGGGCGTCTGTCTCTGGTTGGCATAA
- a CDS encoding GuaB3 family IMP dehydrogenase-related protein, with protein MGMWIGRNRKARVTYGFDEIALVPGDVTINPNEVDTSFLIPRKDGSHIKLKIPIIASAMDGVTDVKFCVEMGKLGGLGVINLEGVQTRYENPSEVLEQVVKADKDEVTSLIQKLYLEPIKEELIGRRVEELKKAGVLAAVSSIPQKAERFAAIAQEAGADIFIVQSTVSTVRHVSTEYKSLELENFCKSLRIPVIIGNAVTYNVTLDLMGCGVAGVLIGVGPGAACTSRGVLGLGVPQVTATVDCAAARDAYHKKTGRYIPIITDGGMSKGGDVCKALACGSDAVMVGSAFARAKEAPGKGNHWGMATPHANLPRGTRIKVGVTGSLKQILFGPATVDDGSQNLVGAITTCMGNVGAASIREFQETEIIIAPSIKTEGKLFQTVQSVGMGTR; from the coding sequence ATGGGAATGTGGATTGGCCGGAACCGTAAAGCCCGTGTGACCTACGGGTTCGATGAAATCGCGCTCGTACCCGGAGATGTGACGATTAATCCAAACGAGGTGGATACGAGTTTTCTGATTCCTCGCAAGGATGGCAGTCATATCAAACTGAAGATACCGATCATTGCCAGCGCGATGGACGGCGTGACGGATGTGAAGTTTTGCGTCGAGATGGGCAAGTTGGGCGGGCTCGGAGTGATCAACCTTGAAGGGGTCCAAACCCGTTACGAGAATCCTTCGGAAGTCCTGGAGCAGGTGGTCAAGGCGGATAAGGATGAGGTGACGTCCTTGATTCAAAAACTCTATTTGGAGCCGATCAAGGAAGAATTGATTGGTCGTCGGGTGGAGGAACTGAAAAAGGCGGGAGTGCTGGCAGCGGTCAGTTCCATTCCCCAAAAGGCCGAGCGTTTTGCGGCGATTGCCCAGGAAGCGGGTGCGGATATTTTCATTGTGCAGTCCACGGTATCGACCGTGCGTCACGTTTCGACGGAATATAAGTCGCTGGAGTTGGAGAATTTTTGCAAAAGCCTGCGCATCCCGGTAATCATCGGCAATGCCGTTACGTACAACGTAACGTTGGATTTGATGGGTTGCGGAGTGGCTGGCGTGCTGATTGGTGTAGGGCCTGGTGCTGCTTGCACGAGCCGTGGAGTGTTGGGGTTGGGAGTGCCGCAAGTCACGGCGACGGTTGATTGTGCAGCAGCGCGCGATGCCTACCATAAGAAAACCGGCAGGTACATTCCGATCATCACTGATGGTGGTATGAGCAAAGGCGGGGACGTTTGCAAGGCTCTAGCTTGTGGTTCTGATGCGGTCATGGTGGGCAGTGCTTTTGCCCGCGCCAAGGAAGCTCCGGGCAAGGGGAATCATTGGGGCATGGCCACGCCGCACGCCAACTTGCCACGCGGCACGCGCATCAAGGTGGGAGTGACTGGCTCATTGAAACAGATTCTTTTTGGCCCGGCGACGGTGGATGACGGCTCGCAAAATCTTGTGGGGGCTATTACTACTTGTATGGGTAATGTAGGGGCGGCGAGTATTAGAGAGTTTCAGGAAACTGAAATCATTATTGCGCCCAGCATCAAAACGGAGGGCAAGCTATTTCAGACCGTTCAAAGTGTCGGCATGGGTACCCGTTAA
- a CDS encoding energy transducer TonB — protein MRSESAQSNGWPSRQLWGMVVFLFFLQVGLIFWWGERKSPTVRRPEGGLTMVLAPDSRAQIPGLENPRLFALPSREGFSGLAWMRSAGIPYDLDKWEGPTNLLALPAEQLGSLFSTLVRSNFSRPFDLVGESEPDLDDVSLFSIAEGKSRLRVAGDLVGRPLLRSVELRSQTGASILKNSEVQVSVEPDGTVFSAALVSGSGSKEADLYALNVARSLCFEPTRSDGLSSSAKMEGVTWGKLIFEWYTVALAGTNIVNAGP, from the coding sequence ATGAGGTCCGAGTCAGCTCAATCCAACGGTTGGCCGTCTCGTCAACTATGGGGGATGGTGGTTTTCCTTTTTTTTCTGCAGGTGGGATTGATTTTCTGGTGGGGAGAGAGGAAGTCGCCGACGGTGCGTCGGCCGGAAGGCGGCCTCACAATGGTTTTGGCGCCAGACTCACGGGCGCAAATACCGGGTCTGGAAAATCCCAGGTTGTTCGCACTGCCGAGCCGGGAGGGATTTTCCGGGTTGGCATGGATGAGAAGCGCAGGAATTCCATACGACCTTGACAAGTGGGAGGGGCCAACGAACCTTTTGGCCCTGCCAGCAGAACAACTCGGTAGCCTTTTTAGCACGTTGGTGCGATCCAACTTCAGCCGACCTTTTGATCTTGTGGGCGAGTCCGAACCGGATTTGGACGATGTTTCGCTATTTTCGATTGCTGAGGGGAAATCCAGGTTGCGAGTCGCTGGGGACTTGGTCGGTCGGCCATTGCTTCGGAGCGTGGAACTGAGGTCCCAGACAGGAGCGAGTATTCTGAAAAACTCTGAAGTGCAGGTGAGCGTGGAGCCGGATGGAACTGTTTTTTCTGCCGCGCTGGTTTCCGGGAGTGGTTCCAAGGAGGCAGATTTGTATGCGTTGAATGTGGCCAGAAGCCTATGCTTCGAGCCCACCCGCTCGGATGGATTGAGCAGTTCGGCCAAAATGGAGGGAGTGACTTGGGGGAAATTGATTTTTGAATGGTATACGGTGGCACTGGCGGGCACGAACATCGTCAATGCAGGACCATAA
- a CDS encoding ExbD/TolR family protein produces MKFPRNAKIMRGHLDVAPFAGVFFLLVIFLLLTSLVYTPGVRVDLPTSSAEMAGVAGPTVSVGVDKNGIFYFENQIIDKRELKQRLAAAVAKSAPEALTLVVQADNAVDTETWVGLMELAKEAGIKQALQEVLPRIFDKPMKPKTP; encoded by the coding sequence ATGAAGTTTCCACGCAACGCCAAGATCATGCGGGGCCATCTGGATGTGGCACCGTTTGCGGGAGTTTTTTTCCTGCTCGTGATTTTTCTGCTGTTGACCTCGCTGGTTTATACTCCGGGGGTGCGGGTGGATTTGCCAACGTCCAGCGCTGAGATGGCGGGAGTGGCTGGTCCGACGGTATCGGTAGGTGTGGACAAGAATGGAATTTTTTATTTTGAGAACCAGATCATCGACAAAAGAGAGTTGAAGCAACGGCTGGCGGCAGCAGTGGCGAAATCAGCGCCCGAGGCGTTGACGTTGGTGGTACAGGCGGACAATGCGGTGGATACGGAAACCTGGGTGGGTTTGATGGAATTGGCGAAGGAAGCCGGGATCAAGCAGGCCTTGCAGGAGGTTCTGCCAAGAATTTTCGACAAGCCGATGAAACCGAAAACTCCATGA